A region from the Nostoc sp. HK-01 genome encodes:
- a CDS encoding TPR domain protein, whose product MRHNSKSFTVTTLILSLFCPIGLSANNVLIKQTLAQTVTQPNRKAQADKLYQQGVQQYRRGYYDDAVKSYEQALAIYRQLDDKKGVGQTLNNLGLVYNLIFQYQKALELLQQALAIRQQIKDRTGEGETLDNLGATYFNLDQNEQALETLQQALVIRREVKDKAGEGVTLSRIGLTYSYLKQQPKALEILQQALKIHQEIGDTFQEEYTLSRLGIVYKNMSNYSRALEWFNKALAASRKVGNRAFEGRLLYFIGLTYSNQKKDAIALDSYRQSLAVQREIKDKTIQLNTLKLIISQYLVIATNANVSGITSQAKDISNQTIKLAEEALVIAKELNKPDQEADALRALGSAYQYLGDNQKAIELLQQSIKIARQIKALDTEHSALSNLASIYSNQGENRKVIELRQRELEIYREQKDTANEVSVLLTICSTYNVLTDYQKAIEACQQALVKSKDIKITELPPTIQDYALSYPASALQVLTLIYKNLGEYEKALDFAKQSLSAVQNLHRPKLEADALIYLGYVYQDLQDFPKAIEVTQQALDITRQIKEPKLEADALEQLSGIYIRKGNYNSAIELAQQMLTIGKQLQNSGIEADALDKLSEIYLKQGNYQKALELRQQQLVIFQKSNKRSYQIATLSKFSDIYLLLGDTQKAIEVANQALTIARQLKAPEYEMQPLTRISRAYNTQGEYEQAIKYAQQHLVIAQKSQNFVNIALASLNLSNAYDSLGEYNKVIAIAEPGLLYTKKSHIRPLEAQSLLYLSIAYTSIGNYQKSKELVEQSLAIIREIKDSSLEAQALASLGNIYRNIQAYPQALELSQQSLQIAQAIKSPASEVYALANLGDTYSNLGAYQKSNDFYQQLVVKQRQLKNRNGEAFALLAIADNYYNTGEAQKTVDFAQQSLAILKQTKKPAWEIIPHRTLSLAYGELGNDQQAMQEIQTVLAFARKVQNPVYEKDALNLLGDLHRKFGRKQQAITAYQQALTIQTPTEVTGGGWGIYAGLGRTYADLNQPNVAITYYKQSVNGIEQVRRNIEGLPPQLQASFLQTKIDFGKVTTSDIYRQLANLLLAQGRGKEATQVLELLKIQEIKDFATTSISPTEKPKVTLNPEETKIATPNQSIVALAKQISECEKNNCKDKTKLNDKLTNVVAEFNQELAKIDIEIRERLAKDPGAFRPDSPKVLEIVKSQPGTVMIYPLVLEDKLWLLLYSGDAAKKFEVKVGREELGNTVKEFRRLIGRCQNIDCDVKDISQIQSVSQKLYTWLIKPLEAELKENKVKNLVFALDRVTRYIPMSALFDGQKYLIENYTVYNVLSADLTDTTATLPAGTQNISVLAMGVSQAVGDFPALENVPTELNAIVKTKNNQQGIYPGQEFLNNAFDFRTLRDHLTGYKILHLATHGEFVPDSKDASYLLLGNGEKLAIPQIQTLTGLSNINLVVLSACQTALAGSRQDGVEIASVAYSFLNRGAKAVIASLWQVNDRSTSLLMQQFYSNLANKNHPTKAEALRQAQLTLLHSHSSTTENNYPHPYYWSPFILIGNGL is encoded by the coding sequence ATGCGTCACAACTCTAAAAGCTTTACCGTTACTACCCTTATACTTTCTCTGTTTTGTCCTATAGGACTATCAGCAAATAATGTGTTAATCAAGCAGACATTAGCACAAACTGTTACTCAACCTAACCGCAAAGCACAAGCAGATAAACTCTACCAACAGGGAGTGCAACAATATCGCCGTGGATATTATGACGATGCAGTGAAAAGTTATGAACAAGCCTTAGCTATTTACCGCCAACTAGATGATAAAAAAGGAGTTGGGCAAACTCTCAATAATTTAGGACTGGTTTATAATTTAATATTTCAATACCAAAAAGCATTAGAACTTTTGCAACAAGCTTTAGCAATTCGCCAACAAATCAAAGACCGTACAGGTGAGGGAGAAACTCTTGATAATCTTGGCGCAACTTACTTCAACTTAGATCAAAATGAGCAGGCTTTAGAAACATTACAGCAAGCTTTAGTAATTCGCCGGGAAGTCAAGGATAAAGCCGGAGAAGGAGTTACTCTTAGTAGAATTGGGTTAACTTATTCTTATTTAAAACAACAACCTAAAGCTTTAGAAATTTTACAGCAAGCATTAAAAATACATCAAGAAATTGGAGATACATTTCAAGAAGAATATACTCTATCTAGACTAGGGATAGTTTACAAAAATATGTCAAACTATTCGCGTGCTTTGGAATGGTTTAATAAAGCTTTAGCTGCCAGTAGAAAAGTAGGAAACCGTGCATTTGAAGGAAGATTGCTATATTTTATTGGGCTTACATATAGCAACCAAAAAAAAGATGCCATCGCTTTAGATTCTTACCGCCAATCCTTAGCAGTTCAACGCGAAATTAAAGACAAAACTATTCAACTGAACACTTTAAAATTAATTATTTCTCAATATTTAGTAATTGCTACAAATGCTAATGTCAGTGGGATAACATCTCAAGCAAAAGATATATCTAATCAAACAATTAAGTTGGCTGAGGAAGCTTTAGTTATTGCTAAAGAATTGAATAAACCAGACCAGGAAGCCGACGCATTAAGAGCATTAGGAAGTGCTTACCAATATTTAGGAGATAATCAAAAAGCCATTGAATTATTACAGCAATCAATTAAAATTGCGCGACAAATTAAAGCACTTGATACAGAACATTCTGCTTTATCTAACTTAGCATCAATTTATAGTAACCAGGGAGAAAATCGCAAAGTAATTGAGTTAAGACAGCGAGAATTAGAAATTTATAGAGAACAGAAAGATACTGCCAATGAAGTTAGTGTATTATTAACTATTTGCAGTACATATAATGTATTGACAGATTATCAAAAAGCAATTGAAGCTTGTCAACAAGCTTTAGTTAAATCAAAAGACATAAAAATTACTGAATTACCACCTACAATACAAGATTATGCTCTAAGTTATCCAGCCTCTGCTTTACAAGTCTTGACTCTTATTTATAAGAATCTTGGAGAATACGAGAAAGCACTAGATTTTGCTAAACAAAGTTTAAGTGCAGTACAAAATCTTCACCGACCAAAATTAGAAGCTGATGCGTTAATTTATTTAGGTTATGTATATCAGGATTTACAAGACTTTCCTAAAGCTATTGAAGTTACTCAGCAAGCTTTAGATATTACCCGTCAAATTAAGGAACCGAAGCTAGAAGCAGATGCTTTAGAGCAACTCAGTGGAATTTATATACGAAAGGGAAATTATAACTCTGCTATTGAGTTAGCACAACAAATGTTAACTATTGGTAAACAGTTACAAAACTCAGGGATAGAAGCAGATGCTTTAGATAAATTAAGTGAAATTTATCTAAAACAAGGTAACTATCAAAAAGCCTTGGAATTAAGACAACAGCAATTAGTAATTTTTCAAAAAAGTAATAAACGTTCTTATCAAATTGCTACTTTAAGTAAATTCAGTGACATTTACCTTTTATTAGGAGATACACAAAAAGCTATTGAAGTAGCAAATCAAGCTTTAACAATAGCAAGGCAATTAAAAGCTCCTGAGTATGAAATGCAACCTTTAACAAGAATTAGTAGAGCATACAATACACAAGGAGAATATGAGCAAGCAATAAAATACGCTCAACAACATTTGGTCATAGCTCAAAAATCCCAAAATTTCGTAAATATCGCACTTGCTTCACTTAATCTTAGTAATGCCTATGATTCGCTAGGAGAATATAATAAAGTCATTGCTATAGCAGAACCAGGATTATTGTATACTAAAAAATCTCATATTCGTCCTCTAGAAGCTCAAAGTTTACTCTATTTAAGCATTGCTTATACCAGCATTGGTAATTACCAAAAAAGTAAGGAATTAGTAGAGCAAAGTTTAGCAATTATACGAGAAATTAAAGACAGTTCTTTAGAAGCTCAAGCACTAGCTTCTCTAGGGAATATTTACAGAAATATCCAAGCTTATCCCCAAGCTTTAGAGCTATCACAACAAAGTTTACAAATTGCTCAAGCAATCAAAAGTCCTGCATCTGAGGTATACGCGTTAGCTAATCTTGGCGATACATATAGTAATTTGGGGGCTTATCAAAAAAGCAATGATTTTTATCAACAACTCGTAGTTAAACAACGACAACTAAAAAATCGTAATGGAGAAGCGTTTGCTTTACTGGCGATCGCAGATAATTACTACAATACTGGAGAAGCGCAAAAAACTGTAGACTTTGCCCAACAAAGTTTAGCTATTTTAAAACAAACTAAAAAACCAGCTTGGGAAATAATACCACATCGGACATTAAGCCTAGCCTACGGTGAATTAGGCAATGATCAACAAGCAATGCAGGAAATACAAACAGTTTTAGCATTTGCGAGAAAAGTACAGAACCCAGTTTATGAAAAAGATGCGCTGAATCTTTTAGGAGATTTACATCGCAAATTTGGTAGAAAACAGCAAGCAATTACAGCTTACCAACAGGCGTTAACAATTCAAACACCTACAGAAGTTACAGGTGGTGGTTGGGGTATTTATGCTGGGTTAGGTCGTACTTACGCTGATTTAAATCAACCAAATGTGGCAATTACTTACTACAAACAATCTGTCAATGGAATTGAACAAGTCCGTCGTAATATTGAAGGATTACCACCACAGTTACAAGCATCTTTCTTGCAAACAAAGATTGATTTTGGCAAAGTCACCACCTCTGATATTTATCGCCAACTGGCAAATTTATTACTAGCTCAAGGTAGAGGAAAAGAAGCAACACAGGTTTTAGAATTACTGAAGATTCAAGAAATTAAAGATTTTGCCACTACTAGCATTTCTCCAACAGAGAAACCAAAAGTTACTTTAAATCCAGAAGAGACAAAAATTGCTACGCCTAATCAATCAATTGTTGCTTTAGCAAAACAAATTAGCGAATGCGAAAAAAATAACTGTAAGGATAAAACGAAACTCAACGATAAACTGACAAACGTAGTTGCAGAGTTTAATCAAGAGTTAGCAAAAATCGACATAGAAATTAGAGAACGTCTAGCAAAAGATCCTGGTGCATTCCGTCCCGATAGTCCGAAAGTTTTAGAAATAGTCAAATCACAACCGGGTACAGTGATGATTTACCCCTTGGTGCTAGAAGATAAACTTTGGCTATTGCTATATTCTGGTGATGCTGCTAAAAAGTTTGAAGTCAAAGTTGGGCGAGAAGAATTAGGAAATACAGTCAAAGAATTTCGGCGGTTAATCGGACGATGCCAAAATATTGATTGTGATGTTAAAGATATTTCGCAAATTCAGTCAGTTAGCCAAAAACTTTATACCTGGTTAATTAAACCATTAGAAGCAGAACTAAAAGAAAATAAAGTAAAAAATCTCGTGTTTGCGCTTGATAGGGTAACACGTTATATCCCTATGAGTGCTTTGTTTGATGGTCAGAAATATTTAATTGAGAATTATACTGTCTACAATGTTTTATCCGCAGATTTAACAGATACTACGGCTACCTTACCCGCAGGAACGCAAAATATTTCAGTTTTAGCAATGGGAGTTTCACAAGCGGTAGGTGATTTTCCCGCGCTAGAAAATGTCCCTACAGAGTTGAATGCAATTGTTAAAACTAAGAATAATCAACAAGGTATATATCCAGGACAAGAGTTCCTCAATAATGCTTTTGATTTTCGGACTCTGCGCGACCATCTCACAGGTTATAAGATTTTACATCTTGCTACTCATGGTGAATTTGTTCCTGATAGCAAAGATGCTTCGTATTTGTTGTTAGGAAATGGCGAAAAACTCGCAATTCCTCAAATTCAAACTTTAACAGGGTTAAGCAATATTAATTTAGTTGTTTTATCTGCTTGTCAAACAGCCCTTGCAGGCTCTCGTCAAGATGGAGTAGAAATTGCTAGTGTTGCATATTCTTTTCTGAATCGAGGTGCAAAGGCAGTAATAGCTTCTTTGTGGCAAGTAAACGATCGCAGCACCAGTTTACTTATGCAGCAATTTTACAGCAATCTAGCCAATAAAAATCACCCGACAAAAGCTGAAGCTTTACGCCAAGCACAATTAACTTTACTACATAGTCATTCTAGTACTACAGAAAATAATTATCCTCACCCTTATTACTGGTCGCCGTTTATTTTAATTGGTAATGGGTTGTAA